The Apium graveolens cultivar Ventura chromosome 3, ASM990537v1, whole genome shotgun sequence sequence GTATTCTCGTATCTCATGACAACTAATGATTCAAACGCCCCTTGCATGTCTATAGTAATGAGTAATGACTCAGCATGGAATACATTTATAGACTATGCGGTATAGTGTAGTTCCATGAAAACGGAATGCAACCAAAAATAGAGGCAAGCTGGCTAACAAAAACCCTTCCCTTTCAGTAATGGCCAGTTAATAAAATCTCAATACAATATCATAATATCTCGAATATATATGTTACCTTTTTGTCGAATGTACTGTATAATTAGCTACATATATATTTAATCTCTATATGCATATACAAATCACAAACAGTACCGAATATGTACTTGCTTCTAAACATCCATATATATAGTATACTAGATTACTAGCAATATATACTCACCAATAAACTGCTTATAAGTTATAAGTCTCGCATGGATATTCATATCTGAGAGTACCAGTTGGTGAAACCTTGTGGCTCATGCGTTGGAGCCTGTTCATGTATTGACGCCTGAGAATTTTGCGGAAACTGAATTAACAAACTTGGAAATGACGACACATTTTCATGCTCTCCCCTCTCCGTAACGAATCTCTTGCTTGAGCTGGAAGAACAATTATTAGTACCTGCAGCTCCACTCGTATTCATCGCGCCTTCTTCAGTGTTGTTGTTCCAGTACATACTTGAAGTTGGAAAGCTAGGTTTCAGGGAGAGGAGATTGGCTGTGGTTGTAGGAAAAGAAGAGAACGAAGTATTAATCATGGAGCCCTGAATGTTAGTTCCATCTGTTACCATTCCTTCGAACATATTTGGGTCATTTTCGAGAAATGAACGCCCTAGTGATGGCAGTTTATGAGGACTCTGTAATTGCCCAAATGATGGTAACATTAATTCATTCATAGACATAGACTCGCAACTTTCATGATCATCTAATATTGGCCTTTGTGGAGTGTTCTTCTTCTTGTAAATTCTACACAATACCCAGTCATCAAGCTGCACAACACAAATCAAAACCGAATTAAATTAAAACCAAATAAAAAGAACAGTATGTGTGGTAATTTAAAGTAATTTAATTAATTACCCTTAAGGATCCTTTCTTATTGGCTAAAAGATCAGAATGATCAGGAGGCTTGGACTTGTTATGATCAGGAATGAGTCTGTATTCATGCATGACCCAATTAGTCTTGATCCCTTTAGGTGGCTTTCCTCCATAAAACACAAGTGCTTTTTTAACACCTACTTTCTGACTTCCACTGCCGCTTAACACTGGCT is a genomic window containing:
- the LOC141711603 gene encoding NAC domain-containing protein 18-like, producing the protein MESTDSSAASRKQQPQLPPGFRFHPTDEELVVHYLKNKVDAAPLPAAIISEVDLYKFDPWELPAKACFGEQEWYFFSPRDRKYPNGARPNRAATSGYWKATGTDKPVLSGSGSQKVGVKKALVFYGGKPPKGIKTNWVMHEYRLIPDHNKSKPPDHSDLLANKKGSLRLDDWVLCRIYKKKNTPQRPILDDHESCESMSMNELMLPSFGQLQSPHKLPSLGRSFLENDPNMFEGMVTDGTNIQGSMINTSFSSFPTTTANLLSLKPSFPTSSMYWNNNTEEGAMNTSGAAGTNNCSSSSSKRFVTERGEHENVSSFPSLLIQFPQNSQASIHEQAPTHEPQGFTNWYSQI